In one Bdellovibrio sp. ArHS genomic region, the following are encoded:
- the cmk gene encoding (d)CMP kinase has protein sequence MGMVITIDGPAASGKSSVSRELARRLGWQWVSTGAFYRGLAFAALQLQIDLDDVKALTDLTHNPVWSVRMEHDRTKVFFKDQDVTDLIAHEDVGNFASKVSHYPEVRKALLEAQRKCSNGPQGLVAEGRDCGTVVFPQAEAKVYLTANSEHRAARRAAELGLDQDDMVKAQQQRDLQDSTRKVAPMAVPEDALVVDTTALNLEQVVDTVVEYVKNKI, from the coding sequence ATGGGAATGGTAATTACGATTGATGGCCCTGCGGCCTCTGGGAAATCTTCTGTCAGTAGAGAACTTGCGCGCCGTCTTGGTTGGCAATGGGTTTCTACGGGAGCTTTCTATCGTGGATTGGCCTTTGCTGCTCTTCAACTGCAAATCGATCTTGATGATGTCAAAGCGTTGACCGACCTGACGCACAATCCAGTGTGGAGTGTGCGCATGGAACATGATCGTACAAAAGTCTTCTTTAAAGACCAAGATGTCACTGATCTGATCGCGCACGAAGACGTGGGTAATTTCGCTAGTAAAGTGAGTCACTATCCGGAAGTGCGCAAAGCTCTTTTGGAGGCGCAAAGAAAATGCAGCAACGGACCGCAAGGATTGGTTGCTGAAGGACGTGATTGCGGCACTGTTGTCTTTCCCCAGGCGGAGGCAAAGGTGTATTTAACTGCGAACAGTGAACATCGAGCGGCTCGCAGAGCTGCGGAGCTGGGTTTAGATCAAGATGATATGGTGAAGGCGCAACAACAACGGGATCTTCAGGATTCAACCCGTAAAGTGGCTCCCATGGCAGTTCCCGAAGATGCTTTGGTTGTCGACACCACAGCGCTGAATCTTGAGCAAGTCGTCGATACGGTCGTCGAATACGTCAAAAATAAAATCTAA
- a CDS encoding HAD family hydrolase, with protein MKTLRGIILDVDGTLIDSNHAHADAWVRAFGEYGIVTTYEEVREKIGMGGDNLLPAVRGIEEDSDLGKRISRRRAEIFQIEYLPYLKPFKKTRQLIQFFQQEGLKIVVASSSSQEDLQGLLKMAHIDDLLPLRTSKDDVEASKPAPDLIHAALKKLQLPPGATVMLGDTPYDIIAAKRAGVETIALTCGGWSVKDLAGAVAIYRDPQELLSHLEKNGRPEINDESRPR; from the coding sequence ATGAAAACACTTCGCGGAATTATCTTAGACGTCGATGGGACTTTGATTGATAGCAACCACGCGCATGCGGATGCCTGGGTGCGCGCCTTCGGCGAATACGGCATTGTCACTACTTACGAGGAAGTGCGGGAAAAAATCGGCATGGGTGGGGACAATCTATTGCCGGCAGTCAGGGGAATTGAAGAAGACAGCGATTTGGGGAAAAGAATCTCGCGCCGTCGGGCTGAGATTTTTCAGATTGAATATCTGCCCTATCTGAAGCCCTTTAAAAAAACGCGACAGTTGATTCAGTTTTTCCAACAGGAGGGCCTTAAGATAGTGGTTGCAAGTTCTTCCTCCCAAGAAGATCTGCAAGGTCTTTTAAAGATGGCCCACATCGACGACCTTTTGCCTCTAAGAACCTCGAAGGACGATGTTGAAGCTTCAAAACCTGCGCCGGATCTTATTCACGCCGCCCTAAAAAAACTGCAACTGCCCCCGGGGGCAACGGTCATGTTAGGGGACACGCCTTACGATATCATTGCGGCAAAAAGGGCGGGCGTGGAAACCATCGCACTGACCTGCGGAGGCTGGTCCGTAAAAGATCTGGCTGGAGCGGTCGCAATCTACCGGGACCCGCAAGAACTCTTGTCTCATCTGGAAAAAAATGGTCGACCCGAAATCAATGATGAGTCAAGGCCTCGCTGA
- the hisC gene encoding histidinol-phosphate transaminase yields MKISPEILNLVPYKPGKPISETQREYGLTTVYKLASNENPLGPSPKAMAAVKNALDHQNLYPDPSHYELLQTLSQEWEVPTKQLAIGNGSDELIDLLTRIYCEPQDGVLTSVAAFNAYEVSAPANRAVIRKVPMKEGYRFDLAAIAEHFLSHPEQNIRLVFVSNPNNPTGTYAPKQEVEAFLEKLGNRDDVMIIFDEAYNEFVRAADYISAQKYITKYKNLIVLRTFSKIYGLAGFRIGAMVAPPEVVEVFNRVRKPFNVNDLAQVAANAALQDKEFIERSQQICWKGLDYFYKKLEELGLPYIPSQGNFVMFDTLRDAAKVNEALLRRGIIMRPLLNYGFKTHLRLSVGLEHENQAAIAALAEVLKEIPALS; encoded by the coding sequence GTGAAGATTTCTCCCGAAATTCTGAACCTGGTTCCCTATAAGCCTGGCAAACCGATTTCAGAAACGCAACGCGAGTACGGTTTGACAACGGTCTATAAGCTGGCAAGTAACGAAAATCCCCTGGGCCCCAGTCCCAAGGCGATGGCTGCGGTTAAAAATGCCTTGGATCACCAAAATCTTTACCCGGATCCTTCTCATTATGAGCTTCTTCAGACCCTTTCACAAGAGTGGGAAGTTCCTACCAAACAATTGGCTATTGGCAATGGAAGTGACGAGCTTATCGACCTTTTAACGCGCATTTACTGTGAGCCTCAGGATGGCGTTTTGACGTCTGTGGCGGCTTTTAACGCTTATGAGGTCAGTGCGCCAGCAAATCGGGCGGTGATTCGCAAAGTGCCCATGAAAGAAGGATACCGCTTTGATTTGGCGGCCATCGCGGAACACTTCCTGTCTCATCCCGAACAAAACATCCGTTTGGTGTTCGTTTCAAATCCGAATAACCCCACGGGAACTTACGCGCCCAAGCAGGAAGTGGAAGCCTTTCTGGAAAAGCTTGGGAATCGCGACGACGTGATGATTATTTTTGATGAGGCGTACAACGAATTTGTTCGCGCTGCTGACTATATCTCTGCGCAAAAATACATCACGAAGTACAAAAATCTGATCGTGCTTAGAACATTCTCTAAAATTTATGGTTTAGCGGGCTTCCGCATTGGCGCGATGGTGGCGCCGCCAGAGGTGGTTGAGGTCTTTAACCGTGTGCGCAAACCGTTTAATGTCAACGATTTAGCGCAAGTGGCGGCAAATGCGGCTCTGCAAGATAAAGAATTTATTGAGCGTTCGCAGCAGATTTGCTGGAAAGGGCTTGATTACTTCTACAAGAAGTTAGAAGAATTAGGCCTGCCTTACATTCCATCTCAAGGGAACTTTGTCATGTTTGACACCCTTCGCGACGCCGCCAAGGTGAATGAAGCCTTGTTACGTCGCGGAATTATTATGAGACCGCTATTGAACTATGGGTTCAAGACGCATCTGCGTTTGAGTGTGGGCCTTGAGCATGAAAATCAGGCCGCTATTGCAGCCTTGGCTGAAGTGCTCAAAGAAATACCTGCACTGTCGTAA